The following coding sequences lie in one Monomorium pharaonis isolate MP-MQ-018 chromosome 1, ASM1337386v2, whole genome shotgun sequence genomic window:
- the LOC118647222 gene encoding anther-specific proline-rich protein APG-like: MPRSRRGGRKRQIKRLKWRLIEAGTFDPRVFDRPPPPEASPRRHGSPGPFELRPPQPPSYPQLIPPAPPCRVTPPPIPAPFKRPPPRLPPETDTAPIRAPTRPVKVDRQVRPPPRQKPRITSNEVFVGSLPKLILSAKATSQSTETY, from the coding sequence ATGCCGCGGTCTCGCCGAGGGGGAAGGAAGCGGCAGATCAAGCGATTGAAGTGGCGCCTTATTGAGGCCGGAACCTTCGATCCACGAGTCTTCGATCGACCTCCGCCCCCCGAAGCCTCCCCGAGACGGCACGGATCTCCGGGGCCGTTCGAATTACGCCCTCCACAGCCGCCCTCCTATCCCCAACTAATACCCCCAGCACCGCCCTGCCGTGTCACGCCACCACCGATCCCCGCTCCCTTCAAGCGCCCGCCGCCCCGGCTGCCCCCGGAGACTGATACTGCCCCTATCCGGGCTCCCACACGGCCCGTAAAGGTGGACCGCCAAGTCCGTCCACCCCCGCGGCAGAAGCCCCGTATAACTAGCAACGAGGTCTTCGTCGGGTCACTCCCTAAATTAATACTCTCCGCCAAGGCGACCTCTCAGTCAACTGAGACCTATTAG